The region AGCAGTTATCAGCGGCGAATATTAGCAAAAACCCGGCGAACGCCGGGTTTCTCTCAGTAGCCTCGCTGTCTGTTGACCTGTCCGGTCACCGCATTGCCCTTCTCTATTTCGCTGATGGTATGCGAGATGTACGCCACGGCCTCCGCCGGTCGCGTCACGGCAGCAATATGGGGCGTCATCGCCACGCGCGGATGTGCCCAGAGTGGGCTGTCTGTTGGCAGCGGTTCGCGGCTATACACATCCAGCATTGCCCCTTTCAGTTTGCCGTTATCCAGCGCTTTCAGCAGATCCTCCTCCACAACGTGTACCCCGCGCGCCAGGTTCATTAAGTAGCTATCATCTGCCAACTGGTTGAGGAGCGCGTCATTAATAATCCCGACCGTTTCCGCCGTATTGGGCAGCAGGTTGATTAACACGCGCGTGCCATTGAGAAAGGCCGGAAGCTCATCCGTTCCGGCAAAACTCTCGACGCCCGGATAATCCTTACGGCTCCGGCTCCAGCAGCGCAGTGGGAAGCCCCACGGGGCGAGCGCTTCGGCGACTTTCGAACCCAGCACCCCCGCCCCGAGGATGCCGATGGTGAAATCTTCACGCTGATAATCCGGGAGCGGTTCCCAGTGGGATTGCTGTTTAAACGCCTGATAATCGTCGAAGCGGCGGAACCAGTGCAGCACCTGGCTTACGGCATATTCCTGCATCTGCTGCCCCATACCGGTATCTTCCAGACGAAACAGGGGGATCTCTTCTGGCAGCATTTCAGGGTGTGCTTTCAGCTTGCTCAGAATGGAATCCACGCCGGCTCCGAGCGCGAACACGGCTTTCAGCTTACGGCCCTGGAGCATTTCTACCGGCGGATGCCAGACCAGCGCGTAGTCAGCATGTTCATTGTCGCCCTGTTTCCATTCGCGAACGCGTGCGCCAGGCAGTGCCGCGGTGAGTGCCTTAATCCAGTAAGCCGTATCAAACGTGGGGTGATAGAAAATAATATCCATAGTCATTGCCTTTTATTGCGCTGTTTTATTTTCATTTTCAACTGGATTGCCAGCATAGCAAATTTATCGCCAAACCGCGTTGCTGATAAAAGAGGCGCTTTTCGCACATTTCGGAATCAGGTTGCCTGAAGTTTGTCTAAACGCGCTAAATTACTGAAAAAGTGAGTTGACGGCAGTACGGCTTTTCCTTACATTAGCGCCCGTCCCGACAACAATGGGATGACAATATGGTGAGGTGTCCGAGTGGCTGAAGGAGCACGCCTGGAAAGTGTGTATACGGCAACGTATCGGGGGTTCGAATCCCCCCCTCACCGCCATATTCAAGACAAAAGCTCGTACGAAAGTACGGGCTTTTTTCTTTTATATTTTCCGTAAGGGGGGGATGAGAGCCCCCCGTGCTACATTCAGCTCGGTGCGGCCTGAGCCCCTCACCCTAGCCC is a window of Enterobacter hormaechei ATCC 49162 DNA encoding:
- the ghrA gene encoding glyoxylate/hydroxypyruvate reductase GhrA, whose amino-acid sequence is MDIIFYHPTFDTAYWIKALTAALPGARVREWKQGDNEHADYALVWHPPVEMLQGRKLKAVFALGAGVDSILSKLKAHPEMLPEEIPLFRLEDTGMGQQMQEYAVSQVLHWFRRFDDYQAFKQQSHWEPLPDYQREDFTIGILGAGVLGSKVAEALAPWGFPLRCWSRSRKDYPGVESFAGTDELPAFLNGTRVLINLLPNTAETVGIINDALLNQLADDSYLMNLARGVHVVEEDLLKALDNGKLKGAMLDVYSREPLPTDSPLWAHPRVAMTPHIAAVTRPAEAVAYISHTISEIEKGNAVTGQVNRQRGY